A window of Christiangramia forsetii KT0803 contains these coding sequences:
- a CDS encoding N-acetylmuramoyl-L-alanine amidase family protein: protein MKKTLRNVGFVFLLLKMCLIFGQGKPNEKIIVIDPGHGGKDSGAIGINRIQEKDVVLNIAKETLRLNENLDDPFDIYLTRYNDTLISLSDRTKLTRTLQADLFISLHCNHSYNPNARGIEIYVANKPSNHSDDSTWFAFQLQDDLNKKLGFESRGVKFGNFQVLLETIGYCTSVLLELGFLSNGDESKYYEKQESIKALALVIWESLINN, encoded by the coding sequence ATGAAAAAAACACTCAGAAACGTCGGTTTTGTCTTTTTGCTCTTGAAAATGTGCCTCATTTTCGGGCAGGGAAAGCCGAATGAAAAAATAATAGTCATTGATCCCGGACACGGAGGAAAAGACTCTGGTGCAATCGGAATAAATAGGATTCAGGAAAAAGATGTGGTGTTGAATATTGCGAAGGAAACTTTGAGGCTTAACGAAAATCTAGATGATCCTTTCGATATTTATTTAACCCGATATAATGATACCTTGATTTCATTATCGGATAGAACTAAACTGACAAGAACCCTGCAGGCTGATCTGTTTATTTCGCTGCATTGTAATCATTCGTACAATCCAAACGCCAGAGGTATTGAAATTTATGTGGCCAATAAGCCTTCCAACCATTCTGATGATTCGACTTGGTTTGCTTTTCAGTTGCAAGATGACCTAAATAAGAAGCTGGGTTTTGAAAGTAGGGGAGTGAAGTTTGGAAATTTTCAGGTGCTGCTGGAAACAATAGGCTATTGCACCTCTGTTCTATTGGAATTGGGGTTTTTGAGTAATGGGGATGAGAGCAAGTATTACGAAAAGCAGGAGTCGATTAAGGCTTTAGCTTTAGTCATATGGGAAAGTTTAATCAATAATTAA
- a CDS encoding HEPN-associated N-terminal domain-containing protein gives MAWTKRFRKPGDPEEGYYFDVGTFVCRNHFEDSFLNNHIKSEGQRGLCSYCDRRSIVIELEFVLEIIALGIEFVYEDPANSRYYNKDTTYGYDGNIMPFSEMWWDDPFDLRIEDDKLLEDVFNQLGTDQLYCLKDEFGSHEDFLHDLWNHFKSVLKHRARFAFHFSNIFKQWNLSNPADILHQVEYAILRNNMITELSEGSKLYRTRQHKRKDEIQNADQMASLPNFLNRTAGRMNAAGISLFYCCRNRKLTIDEVVSKKRSSKPYYTTSIFYNKEQLRLVDLTKLPDIPSIFDTENNHFRDIIFFLKTFMTEISQPIKVKDSILEYLPTQVITEYLRYNTELNVQGIIYWSSKNIKEKNIVLFFDHEESLDNLNFDLKSLRTYLVKSL, from the coding sequence ATGGCTTGGACTAAACGATTTCGCAAACCCGGTGACCCAGAGGAAGGATATTATTTCGATGTAGGCACCTTCGTTTGTAGAAATCATTTTGAGGATTCATTTTTGAATAACCATATTAAGTCTGAAGGCCAAAGAGGTTTATGCTCATATTGTGATAGAAGAAGTATTGTAATAGAATTGGAGTTTGTTCTGGAAATTATTGCATTGGGAATAGAATTCGTTTACGAAGACCCCGCGAACAGTAGATATTATAACAAGGATACAACATATGGTTATGATGGTAATATTATGCCATTTAGTGAAATGTGGTGGGATGATCCATTTGACTTACGAATTGAAGATGATAAATTATTGGAAGATGTTTTTAACCAACTTGGAACCGACCAGCTTTATTGCTTGAAAGACGAATTTGGTTCACACGAAGATTTTCTTCACGATTTATGGAATCATTTTAAGTCTGTTTTGAAGCATAGGGCAAGATTTGCATTTCACTTCTCAAATATATTTAAACAATGGAATCTTTCCAATCCTGCCGATATTTTACATCAGGTGGAATATGCGATTCTGAGAAATAATATGATAACCGAGCTATCCGAAGGCTCAAAGCTATACAGGACAAGACAGCACAAAAGGAAAGATGAAATACAGAATGCAGACCAAATGGCGTCTTTACCCAACTTTCTAAACAGAACAGCAGGAAGAATGAATGCCGCAGGAATTTCGCTTTTCTATTGTTGTCGGAATAGGAAATTGACCATTGATGAAGTTGTTAGCAAAAAGCGAAGTTCTAAACCATATTACACCACATCAATTTTTTACAACAAAGAGCAACTGAGATTGGTAGATTTAACAAAACTTCCCGACATTCCGTCCATTTTTGATACTGAAAACAATCATTTCAGGGATATCATTTTCTTCCTGAAAACATTTATGACAGAAATTAGCCAACCCATAAAAGTAAAAGATTCTATTCTTGAATATCTTCCAACGCAGGTTATTACGGAATACTTAAGATATAATACAGAGCTAAACGTGCAAGGAATTATTTATTGGTCATCTAAGAATATAAAAGAAAAGAATATTGTGCTCTTTTTTGATCACGAAGAATCTTTAGATAATCTCAACTTTGACTTGAAAAGCCTACGAACTTACTTAGTTAAATCCCTATAG
- a CDS encoding HsdM family class I SAM-dependent methyltransferase translates to MQLSQAFKDGLGSLGLYQESDDCLFLTKDYKNTSDLSMKLQLEKAQKFEATAVFFRNEINRPKAQIYIYDHTHLESSENRLSEIQKMVWSNGAVPIVCVFYKTEIKILDCTQHIKDDNKPVYLATLEHLATAHELYNQNFAIKIKTGTFWEEQDVKKKFKFNASSYDILIRWIREIARQIGFSNSDADERVIKKIIIQAIMIKYLEERKDSDGNSSFNQKYFRKYGNCKEFVDVLSRGSFVALLDDLQHDLNGNLFDWKPQEKELIPSLDLSGLVEALKAYKTPEDSHNEILELIRYYEFSYIPVELISRIYEEFLAGGDDALFSQKEKKQKDGIFYTPSHLAQLLVDEIMPLHQFKDIDIKGFKILDPACGSGIFLVLAFKRLVQWWRLQNDLKKPDIQTLKDILDCIYGIDKEFEATKLAAFSLCLALCDELSPKQIINELKFSDLTDNQILHSDFFIEHLLSLPGGDNDLKKQQSNFKKLKGIKFSRIIGNPPFDRGALNLYKRRWEEEGIDIPQGQIALKFLSECLALLEPNGLQCLIIKSSSLLYNSSSIEYKERLFRNYNVLQILDFTPLGRNNSLWDGADVASAAIFLRNEKPDFGKNILHLIFRRTKAVKERLVFEVDEYDFHFVKRSDAINNPFIWKINLLGGGRIGSLIAKSRALNTFQTYLDSHNCVSMEGYRTGLKGKKRPEYMYSLKSLPTSALKSRDIDFEQLEIISQDVSFVKVPEQFFFESPNVLLYENLGTDNLPVFLNTNRSFSFKANIISVKSLSDDVEVLKSIVNNFEINSDFYLFFIFCTSSQVLINLNSALLKKDYMTLPYVENRKEFFSEIDINIINDVNTSYQSFLRHGEHSEILSKIDDDNLKSKIQLYGSQFCKLLNEIKGDQRKSFRIDEVCKLYGDSYICVVFKYEKSNYDKEIVWRKDNGKSISSLLNFEISSRLNSKRILRYYHSDNTIFLVKPNQKRYWLSHIAYRDADKTIFDLVRKRD, encoded by the coding sequence TTGCAACTATCTCAAGCTTTTAAGGACGGACTAGGCTCTCTTGGTTTATATCAAGAAAGCGATGACTGCCTTTTCCTAACAAAAGACTATAAGAATACTTCTGACTTATCTATGAAGTTGCAGCTTGAAAAAGCACAAAAATTTGAAGCTACAGCAGTTTTTTTTCGGAATGAAATTAATCGGCCAAAGGCACAGATTTACATTTATGATCACACCCATTTAGAAAGTTCTGAAAATAGACTCAGTGAAATTCAAAAAATGGTATGGAGTAATGGTGCTGTTCCAATAGTTTGCGTCTTTTATAAAACTGAAATCAAAATATTAGATTGTACGCAACACATAAAAGACGACAACAAACCAGTTTATCTAGCAACCTTAGAGCATCTAGCTACTGCTCACGAACTTTATAACCAAAATTTTGCAATTAAAATAAAGACAGGCACTTTCTGGGAAGAACAAGATGTTAAAAAGAAATTCAAATTCAATGCGTCGTCCTACGACATATTGATTCGTTGGATTAGAGAAATTGCAAGACAAATCGGATTCTCAAATTCCGATGCGGATGAGCGGGTAATCAAAAAAATCATTATTCAGGCAATAATGATTAAATACTTAGAAGAAAGAAAAGACTCAGACGGCAACAGTTCTTTTAACCAAAAATATTTTCGAAAATATGGGAACTGCAAAGAGTTTGTTGATGTACTATCTAGAGGTAGTTTCGTCGCACTTCTCGATGATTTGCAACACGATTTGAATGGAAATCTATTTGATTGGAAACCTCAAGAAAAAGAATTAATTCCATCCTTAGATTTATCTGGGCTTGTAGAAGCATTGAAGGCTTATAAAACACCAGAAGATAGTCATAATGAAATTCTAGAGTTGATTAGATACTACGAATTCAGTTATATTCCTGTAGAGCTAATCAGCCGTATTTATGAGGAATTCTTGGCTGGAGGTGATGATGCTCTATTTAGCCAAAAGGAAAAAAAGCAGAAAGATGGAATTTTTTACACACCTTCACATCTTGCTCAGCTATTGGTAGACGAGATTATGCCACTGCATCAATTTAAAGACATCGATATCAAAGGATTCAAGATACTGGATCCAGCGTGTGGTTCTGGAATTTTCCTTGTTTTAGCCTTTAAAAGATTGGTACAATGGTGGCGTTTGCAAAACGATCTTAAAAAACCAGATATTCAAACGTTAAAGGATATTTTGGATTGTATTTATGGAATAGATAAAGAGTTCGAAGCTACCAAATTAGCAGCATTCAGTCTTTGTCTTGCACTTTGTGATGAACTTTCGCCAAAACAAATTATTAATGAACTTAAATTCAGTGATCTTACTGATAATCAAATATTACATTCAGATTTTTTCATAGAACATTTGCTGTCGCTTCCTGGTGGCGATAATGATCTAAAAAAACAGCAATCAAATTTTAAGAAATTAAAAGGGATTAAATTTTCACGGATTATAGGTAATCCACCGTTTGATCGTGGCGCACTAAATTTGTACAAAAGAAGATGGGAAGAAGAAGGCATTGATATTCCCCAGGGCCAGATAGCTTTAAAGTTCCTTTCCGAATGCTTGGCTCTTTTGGAACCTAATGGTCTTCAATGTCTTATCATCAAATCGTCGAGCCTACTTTATAACTCAAGTTCTATTGAGTACAAAGAAAGGCTGTTCAGAAATTATAACGTACTTCAGATCTTGGATTTTACACCTTTAGGTCGTAATAATAGTCTATGGGATGGCGCTGATGTTGCAAGCGCAGCAATTTTTCTGCGTAATGAGAAACCCGACTTTGGCAAGAATATTTTACACTTGATTTTTAGAAGGACCAAGGCAGTAAAAGAACGGCTCGTGTTTGAGGTAGATGAATATGATTTTCACTTTGTCAAAAGAAGCGATGCCATAAACAATCCCTTTATTTGGAAAATAAATCTATTAGGTGGTGGCAGAATTGGCAGTTTGATAGCTAAGTCTAGAGCTCTAAATACGTTTCAGACTTATCTTGATTCTCATAATTGTGTCTCAATGGAGGGATATAGAACTGGACTTAAAGGCAAGAAACGTCCAGAGTATATGTACAGCCTGAAAAGTTTACCAACTTCTGCTCTGAAATCAAGGGATATTGACTTCGAACAGCTAGAAATAATATCCCAAGATGTTTCATTTGTTAAAGTTCCCGAACAATTTTTTTTTGAAAGCCCTAATGTACTTCTTTATGAAAATTTAGGTACTGACAATTTACCCGTTTTTCTTAATACAAATAGGTCATTTTCTTTTAAAGCCAATATAATATCTGTCAAATCTTTGTCGGATGATGTAGAAGTTCTAAAAAGTATTGTTAATAATTTCGAAATCAATTCAGATTTTTATCTATTCTTTATATTCTGCACGAGTAGCCAAGTTCTCATTAATCTAAATTCAGCATTACTGAAAAAAGATTATATGACTTTGCCATACGTAGAGAACAGAAAAGAATTTTTTAGTGAAATTGACATTAACATCATCAATGACGTAAATACGAGCTATCAAAGCTTTTTGCGCCACGGGGAACATTCAGAAATTCTTAGTAAAATAGATGATGACAACCTTAAGAGCAAGATTCAATTATATGGCTCACAATTTTGTAAACTTCTCAATGAGATCAAAGGAGACCAGAGAAAATCATTCAGAATCGATGAAGTCTGCAAATTATATGGCGACTCTTATATTTGTGTAGTTTTCAAATATGAAAAATCTAATTACGATAAAGAAATTGTCTGGCGAAAAGATAACGGAAAGAGCATAAGTTCCCTTTTAAATTTTGAAATATCGAGTAGACTAAATTCAAAACGTATTTTAAGATATTACCATTCGGATAATACCATATTTTTAGTTAAACCAAATCAAAAGCGGTACTGGCTTTCGCATATAGCTTATAGAGATGCCGACAAGACAATTTTTGATTTAGTAAGAAAACGAGATTGA
- a CDS encoding ATPase, which translates to MHNPSKIIEGGKEYSLGRFDGKSVQYDFPKILVYLEAKGKLLFGDKFKIYKKDREILLKLCSYFIRDKENCKKFDIDIDKGLLLTGPVGCGKTSLMKLLHFLVPHQRKYVLMPCRNIVFAFNHIGYKTIEDYGESSFFCFDDIGVEPMGRHYGKDCNVIGEILLSRYDLFLETNLKTHATTNLNAEELEERYGNRVRSRMRELFNLIAFDEKDRDKRK; encoded by the coding sequence ATGCACAACCCCTCTAAAATAATCGAAGGTGGAAAAGAATATTCTTTAGGCAGGTTTGATGGCAAATCCGTGCAGTATGATTTTCCTAAAATCCTGGTATATTTAGAAGCCAAAGGCAAACTCCTCTTTGGAGATAAGTTCAAAATTTATAAAAAGGATAGGGAAATCTTATTAAAGCTGTGTTCTTATTTTATCAGAGACAAAGAAAATTGCAAAAAATTTGATATTGACATAGATAAGGGACTCTTACTTACCGGTCCCGTGGGATGTGGTAAAACAAGTCTTATGAAACTCTTACATTTTTTAGTGCCACACCAACGAAAATATGTATTAATGCCCTGTCGCAATATTGTTTTTGCCTTCAATCATATAGGATATAAAACCATAGAAGATTATGGAGAAAGTAGTTTCTTCTGTTTCGATGATATTGGTGTAGAACCTATGGGACGCCATTATGGTAAAGACTGCAATGTAATAGGGGAAATCCTGCTCTCTCGTTATGATCTTTTTCTTGAAACTAATCTAAAAACCCATGCTACTACTAATTTAAATGCAGAGGAGTTGGAAGAACGCTATGGAAATAGAGTACGCAGCAGGATGCGGGAATTGTTTAATTTGATTGCTTTCGATGAGAAGGATAGGGATAAGAGGAAGTAA
- a CDS encoding helix-turn-helix domain-containing protein, giving the protein MPTSIITTDDLREFKMELLEELKSILSKQSSGTLKRYLKSSEVMDLLQISPGTLQNLRINGTLPYTKVGGIIYYDVQEIHRVMDENRVKHNFDL; this is encoded by the coding sequence ATGCCAACAAGTATTATTACCACAGACGATCTTCGAGAATTCAAAATGGAATTGCTCGAAGAATTAAAAAGTATACTCTCCAAACAATCCTCCGGGACACTCAAGCGCTATCTGAAATCTTCCGAAGTTATGGACCTGCTTCAAATCAGTCCGGGTACTTTACAAAATCTTCGAATAAATGGTACCCTGCCCTATACCAAGGTAGGTGGGATTATTTACTATGATGTCCAGGAGATCCACCGGGTCATGGATGAAAACAGAGTTAAACACAATTTTGATCTATAA
- a CDS encoding RteC domain-containing protein: MKIPLPHYFLMIQGNNKMFDDVIHEFHNSLNTTVVPIPHPLKKADKGIDISNHTLSKLKEIVEKEDFENTPEEIEFFKKIKPCPMSYLIYFSEVRSCETRKPKAGKNFQFRFFEKELRKINKFFYKNNDFVQYMEQGHEYLDHQLFTRNHRKNYPFTPMINYYQYPEFSSSHDMLWAKIQAMYRLIHFIREAMETLRPGKQSGLMDKKHKVMLWSGSKTSLVELIYALYANGDLNHGTVDISTITSSFEDFFNIKLENIYKTYSEIKSRKGTRAKYLHNLILRLEAKMNQDDE, from the coding sequence TTGAAGATCCCGTTACCACACTATTTTTTAATGATTCAAGGTAATAATAAGATGTTTGATGACGTAATACATGAGTTTCACAATAGTTTAAATACTACGGTGGTTCCAATTCCTCATCCCTTAAAAAAAGCGGATAAAGGGATTGATATTTCAAATCACACCCTCTCTAAATTAAAAGAAATAGTAGAAAAAGAGGATTTTGAAAATACCCCGGAAGAGATCGAATTCTTTAAAAAAATCAAACCCTGCCCCATGAGTTATCTCATCTATTTCTCAGAGGTGCGATCCTGTGAGACCCGAAAGCCTAAAGCAGGCAAAAACTTTCAGTTTAGATTTTTTGAAAAGGAACTACGTAAGATCAATAAGTTCTTTTATAAGAACAATGATTTTGTTCAATATATGGAACAAGGGCATGAATACCTGGATCACCAGCTTTTTACCAGGAACCATCGTAAGAACTATCCTTTCACTCCCATGATCAATTACTACCAGTATCCGGAATTTTCAAGCTCTCATGATATGCTATGGGCAAAGATCCAGGCTATGTATCGGCTCATCCATTTCATTAGAGAAGCAATGGAAACTCTACGACCGGGAAAACAAAGTGGTTTGATGGATAAAAAACATAAGGTCATGCTGTGGTCAGGTTCAAAAACTTCACTGGTAGAACTTATCTATGCCTTATACGCCAATGGAGATCTTAACCATGGTACTGTAGATATCAGCACAATCACTTCTTCTTTTGAGGATTTCTTCAATATCAAACTGGAGAATATCTACAAAACCTATTCTGAAATTAAATCTCGCAAAGGCACCAGAGCAAAATATCTTCATAATCTTATTCTGCGCTTGGAAGCTAAGATGAACCAGGATGATGAATAA
- a CDS encoding aminotransferase class I/II-fold pyridoxal phosphate-dependent enzyme codes for MAKIKHNNFLDTVDEVITNATNAGVLHLHAEGPGLNGRKIKVNGIESFHFGTTGYLGLEQDQRLKKAAIDAIQKYGTQFPLSKTYISHPLYARLEEKIEAIYNNPILITKNSTLGHIAVIPTAVRDEDAVILDHQVHWSVQNAAQFLKIRGIPVSLIRHNSMDMLEDRIKRLSGKVKKIWYMADGVYSMYGDYAPIEDLISLCEKYPQLHLYFDDVHGMSWKGHNGSGYVMEVLKGLPENILLFGTLSKTFGASGAVLVCPDRKLFRKIKNFGGPLTFSAQLEPSAVAAASASADIHLSSEIYSLQKALQLRINYFNDLLAKTNLPLISKNDSPVFYIGTGLPATGYNFVKRMLDDGFFVNLGLFPAVPVKNTGVRITISCHNELEDIKALVDAMEFHYEKALKATNNTLERVGKAFNINVKPTTIKEKSDSNISVTYAESIENIDTDLWNKLLGSQNMLNKNGLQFLEKCFSNNEQKEHNWKFHYFIIKDQKDDPVLATFLTSGLWKNDMLAPESVSKAIEQDRKSNPYAMTTKVLSMGCLFTEGSHLYVDHKHSQSEEAIKELLLRIETLGEKLGTGMSVLRDFSKSTALAELFQKEGYIPVSMPDSCVINNLDWNNEEEFIETLSSRSRKHFRKEVLPFEDKFHISILNSPTPEKVDIYHELYKNVKSKNFGLNTFTYPKKVFQNMASDSSWEFIELKLKKEKQIAGVMFCYKNKEGIYVPNLIGMDYDYAREYQVYRQLLHQTIKRAKNLNFQNIDLGFSASFEKRKFGATIIEKQTFIQTSDNFLLEQLDMMRNEIS; via the coding sequence ATGGCTAAAATAAAACACAACAATTTTCTTGATACCGTAGATGAAGTAATCACCAATGCAACAAATGCAGGAGTCTTACACTTGCATGCTGAAGGTCCGGGCTTAAATGGACGCAAAATAAAAGTTAATGGAATAGAATCCTTTCATTTTGGAACGACTGGCTACCTGGGTCTTGAACAGGATCAGCGCCTTAAAAAGGCTGCTATAGATGCCATTCAAAAATATGGTACTCAGTTTCCACTTTCAAAGACTTATATCTCTCATCCATTGTATGCGAGGTTAGAAGAAAAAATAGAAGCCATCTACAACAATCCAATTCTTATAACCAAGAACAGTACGCTAGGTCATATCGCGGTTATACCAACTGCGGTAAGGGATGAGGATGCGGTAATCTTAGATCACCAGGTGCACTGGAGTGTTCAAAACGCGGCCCAATTCCTTAAAATTAGAGGTATACCTGTAAGCCTAATTCGCCATAATTCCATGGACATGCTGGAAGACCGAATAAAGAGATTATCCGGGAAGGTTAAAAAAATATGGTATATGGCAGATGGGGTTTATTCCATGTATGGTGATTATGCCCCCATAGAAGATCTTATCTCCCTTTGTGAAAAATATCCTCAGCTGCACTTGTATTTTGATGATGTGCATGGAATGAGCTGGAAGGGTCATAACGGTAGTGGCTATGTAATGGAAGTCCTAAAAGGACTACCGGAAAATATTTTACTATTTGGCACTTTAAGCAAAACCTTTGGAGCCTCAGGAGCGGTACTGGTCTGTCCAGATCGAAAACTCTTTAGAAAAATTAAAAATTTTGGTGGCCCCCTCACCTTCTCTGCCCAACTTGAACCCAGCGCTGTTGCTGCGGCAAGTGCTTCGGCAGACATTCATCTTTCTTCGGAGATTTATTCACTACAAAAGGCACTACAGCTCCGGATAAATTATTTTAATGATCTTCTTGCAAAAACCAACCTACCCTTAATTTCAAAGAACGACTCCCCGGTTTTTTATATTGGTACGGGCTTACCCGCCACCGGCTATAATTTTGTAAAACGAATGCTGGATGATGGATTCTTTGTAAATCTGGGATTATTTCCAGCGGTTCCTGTGAAAAATACTGGAGTAAGAATTACAATTTCCTGCCACAATGAATTAGAAGATATAAAAGCCCTGGTGGATGCCATGGAGTTTCATTATGAAAAAGCATTGAAAGCAACGAATAACACTTTGGAAAGGGTTGGCAAAGCTTTTAATATAAACGTGAAGCCTACTACAATAAAAGAAAAATCAGATTCAAATATATCAGTGACTTATGCCGAAAGTATTGAGAACATAGATACAGATTTATGGAATAAACTTCTTGGAAGTCAAAATATGCTTAATAAAAATGGTCTTCAATTTCTGGAAAAATGTTTTTCCAATAATGAACAGAAAGAGCATAACTGGAAGTTCCATTATTTCATAATTAAAGATCAGAAGGATGATCCAGTTTTAGCTACATTTTTAACAAGTGGCTTATGGAAGAATGATATGCTTGCCCCTGAATCGGTATCTAAAGCCATAGAGCAAGATAGGAAATCCAATCCCTATGCGATGACCACTAAAGTACTGTCTATGGGATGTCTCTTTACCGAAGGCAGTCATTTGTATGTAGACCACAAGCATTCACAATCTGAGGAAGCTATCAAAGAACTCTTATTAAGGATCGAGACACTGGGAGAAAAACTGGGAACCGGAATGTCCGTACTGCGTGATTTTTCAAAATCTACAGCCTTAGCAGAACTGTTCCAAAAGGAGGGTTATATTCCCGTATCCATGCCAGATTCCTGTGTAATTAATAATTTGGATTGGAACAATGAAGAAGAATTTATTGAAACATTAAGCTCCAGGTCTCGAAAACATTTCAGAAAAGAGGTGCTGCCGTTTGAGGATAAGTTCCATATATCAATTTTAAATTCCCCTACTCCTGAAAAAGTTGACATCTATCATGAACTCTATAAAAATGTGAAATCAAAAAATTTCGGATTAAACACCTTTACCTATCCGAAGAAAGTATTTCAAAATATGGCATCCGATTCAAGCTGGGAGTTCATCGAATTAAAGCTTAAGAAGGAAAAGCAGATAGCCGGTGTAATGTTCTGTTACAAAAATAAAGAAGGTATATACGTCCCCAATTTAATCGGAATGGATTATGACTATGCCAGGGAGTATCAGGTCTATCGTCAATTATTACATCAGACCATAAAAAGGGCTAAGAACTTAAACTTTCAGAATATAGATTTAGGTTTCAGCGCCTCCTTTGAAAAACGAAAATTTGGTGCAACCATAATTGAAAAACAGACATTTATTCAAACTTCCGATAATTTTCTGTTAGAACAATTGGATATGATGAGAAATGAAATTTCATAA
- a CDS encoding helix-turn-helix domain-containing protein: protein MKKEISNEEKMRFNSLYQQIIEIACGNFMFRQEPSGRRDPIDTIAVLLNMMSEEIYNFCFEAQKQEEQPEIQFYIFLDKNFHITSYSSDTSEILKWKQDKFDCPVSEIVSKNSIKTLLEELDSDRERVYQHFIPIDFKTENNSFYRSPCTIQRMVGVDSTCAYAITAFRFSNGNESEKKITHIDESLNPEKKESAATKILLKKVRLYVLRNLHTDLPSLRELGLIHRTNKTKLKEGFKKIYGTTIHRFHMKKRLEKGALLIRNTELPISIITQKCGFKDHSHFSKNFRVQFGKSPSQYRRENHRSIS from the coding sequence ATGAAGAAAGAAATTAGCAACGAGGAAAAAATGAGATTTAATTCTCTGTATCAACAAATCATCGAAATTGCCTGCGGAAATTTTATGTTTCGCCAGGAACCATCCGGTCGCAGGGATCCAATTGATACAATTGCTGTTCTATTGAATATGATGTCAGAGGAAATCTATAATTTTTGTTTCGAAGCACAGAAACAGGAAGAGCAACCGGAAATTCAATTCTACATATTTTTAGACAAAAATTTTCATATTACCTCATATTCTTCAGATACTTCTGAAATTTTAAAATGGAAACAGGACAAATTTGACTGCCCGGTTTCTGAAATTGTTTCAAAAAATTCGATTAAAACTTTGTTGGAAGAACTTGATTCAGACAGAGAAAGAGTTTATCAGCATTTTATACCTATTGACTTTAAAACAGAAAATAACAGCTTTTATAGATCTCCCTGCACTATCCAAAGGATGGTGGGGGTAGACTCGACCTGCGCTTATGCAATTACAGCTTTTCGTTTTTCAAATGGAAATGAATCGGAGAAGAAAATAACTCATATAGATGAATCTTTAAACCCAGAAAAAAAGGAAAGTGCAGCGACAAAAATTCTTTTAAAAAAAGTACGCCTGTATGTCCTCAGAAATCTTCATACAGATCTACCATCCCTTAGAGAATTAGGCCTTATTCATCGCACCAATAAAACGAAACTCAAAGAAGGGTTTAAAAAAATCTATGGGACTACCATTCACCGGTTCCATATGAAAAAAAGACTCGAAAAAGGAGCTCTTTTAATTCGCAATACAGAACTACCCATTTCGATAATTACCCAAAAATGTGGTTTTAAAGATCACTCTCATTTCTCTAAGAATTTTCGTGTTCAATTCGGAAAGTCCCCTTCTCAGTATCGAAGGGAAAATCATAGGTCAATTTCATAA
- a CDS encoding DUF6520 family protein, whose translation MKKLFLIPIMALLVVLGMSFTNLGSEIEEQPEIVANDYVYDNGNWRAIPEQQCTGGTETCKVQFGQDGPVYDLYDEMSLNSLKESSVDGEPIIIQL comes from the coding sequence ATGAAAAAGTTATTTTTAATTCCGATTATGGCACTTCTGGTTGTATTAGGCATGTCCTTTACAAACTTGGGAAGCGAAATTGAAGAGCAACCTGAAATAGTTGCTAATGATTACGTATATGATAATGGTAATTGGCGAGCCATTCCGGAACAGCAATGTACCGGTGGTACTGAGACCTGTAAGGTTCAATTTGGGCAGGACGGTCCTGTATATGATTTATATGACGAAATGAGCCTGAACTCTCTGAAAGAAAGTAGTGTTGATGGAGAGCCAATTATAATTCAACTTTAA